In Pseudomonas sp. MTM4, one genomic interval encodes:
- a CDS encoding cytochrome c1, translated as MKKQFAALILALVPAFGFAAGGGVHLDEVDIDLTDKVALQDGLKTFTNYCMGCHSAQYQRYERVATDLGIPEEVMLDNIVFTDAKIGDHMKIGMKPDDAKGWFGAAPPDLTLVARVRGNDWLYSYMRSFYEDPARPYGVNNTVFPNVGMPHVLAPLQGRQVLPSKLPEGESVACKQVQVVEDGRKQFDPLTGTPITHEDCNAMTVVPGTGELTEAEYDEKIKNLVTFLAYSANPVKLESQRIGTYVLLFLAVFFVFAYLLKREYWKDVH; from the coding sequence ATGAAAAAGCAATTTGCTGCATTGATTCTTGCACTGGTGCCGGCATTTGGTTTCGCCGCTGGTGGCGGCGTTCACCTCGATGAAGTCGATATCGATCTGACTGACAAGGTAGCGCTGCAGGACGGCCTGAAAACCTTTACCAACTACTGCATGGGTTGTCATAGCGCGCAGTACCAGCGCTATGAGCGTGTTGCGACAGATCTGGGTATTCCAGAAGAAGTCATGCTCGACAATATCGTCTTCACTGACGCCAAGATTGGCGATCACATGAAAATCGGTATGAAGCCGGATGATGCCAAGGGCTGGTTCGGCGCGGCTCCGCCGGATCTGACGCTGGTGGCACGAGTGCGTGGCAATGACTGGTTGTACTCGTACATGCGCAGTTTCTACGAAGACCCGGCGCGCCCGTATGGCGTCAACAATACGGTCTTCCCTAACGTGGGCATGCCGCACGTCCTGGCGCCGCTGCAAGGCCGTCAGGTCCTGCCGAGCAAGTTGCCGGAAGGGGAGTCGGTTGCCTGCAAGCAGGTCCAGGTTGTCGAGGATGGCCGCAAGCAGTTTGATCCGCTGACGGGTACGCCGATCACGCATGAAGACTGCAACGCAATGACGGTTGTGCCGGGCACCGGTGAGCTGACCGAAGCGGAGTACGACGAGAAGATCAAGAATCTGGTGACCTTCCTGGCCTACTCGGCCAACCCGGTCAAGCTGGAAAGCCAGCGCATCGGTACGTACGTGCTGCTGTTCCTGGCGGTCTTCTTCGTATTCGCCTATCTGCTCAAGCGGGAATACTGGAAAGACGTCCACTGA
- a CDS encoding glutathione S-transferase N-terminal domain-containing protein — protein sequence MAVTNRLACYSDPADHYSHRVRYVLAEKGVDAEIIDVDPVRCPVRLTEVNPYASVPTLVDRDLALYEPGVITEYLEERYPHPPLLPVYPVARANTRLLAHRVQRDWCALVDRILDRRTTEAVRVQARKELRESLTGVSPVFAEKPYFMSEEFSLVDCCLLPILWRLPKLGIELPRAAKPLLDYMETNFAREAFQVSLSAVERGMR from the coding sequence ATGGCCGTGACCAACCGGTTGGCCTGCTATTCCGATCCCGCCGATCATTATTCGCATCGGGTGCGCTATGTGCTTGCCGAAAAAGGTGTCGACGCCGAGATAATCGACGTCGATCCGGTGCGTTGTCCTGTCAGGCTGACAGAAGTGAATCCATACGCCAGCGTGCCTACGTTGGTGGATCGTGATCTGGCTTTGTATGAGCCAGGCGTAATCACGGAGTACTTGGAGGAGCGCTATCCGCATCCGCCGTTGCTTCCGGTGTATCCCGTTGCAAGGGCCAATACCCGGCTGCTGGCGCATAGAGTTCAAAGGGACTGGTGTGCTCTGGTGGACCGAATCCTCGATCGCCGAACCACAGAGGCGGTTCGGGTGCAGGCTCGTAAGGAGCTGCGCGAGAGCCTTACAGGCGTATCGCCCGTATTCGCCGAAAAGCCCTATTTCATGAGTGAAGAGTTCAGTCTGGTGGATTGCTGTCTGTTGCCTATCCTGTGGCGTTTGCCCAAACTCGGTATCGAGTTGCCCCGGGCTGCAAAGCCGCTGCTCGATTACATGGAAACCAATTTCGCTCGCGAGGCCTTCCAGGTCAGTCTATCCGCCGTTGAGCGCGGCATGCGCTAA
- a CDS encoding ClpXP protease specificity-enhancing factor, translated as MTSSRPYLVRALYEWIVDNDCTPHLLVNSDYPGVQVPDGFASDGQIVLNVAPSAVRGLQMSNQTITFEGRFGGVPHSLHVPSAAVMAIYARENGQGMVFEIEPTPPDDDAPTDDASVGAGAPSRPASAGRPSLKVVK; from the coding sequence ATGACTTCAAGTCGTCCCTATCTGGTTCGGGCGTTGTATGAGTGGATCGTGGATAACGATTGCACTCCACATCTGCTGGTCAATTCCGACTATCCGGGTGTTCAGGTGCCTGATGGCTTTGCCAGCGATGGCCAGATCGTGCTGAATGTTGCACCCAGTGCGGTTCGTGGCCTGCAGATGAGCAACCAGACGATTACGTTCGAAGGCCGATTTGGTGGCGTTCCGCATAGTCTGCATGTCCCTTCCGCGGCGGTCATGGCGATCTATGCGCGGGAAAACGGGCAGGGAATGGTATTCGAGATTGAGCCGACGCCGCCGGATGACGATGCGCCCACCGATGATGCCTCGGTTGGAGCAGGCGCACCATCACGCCCGGCCTCTGCGGGCCGTCCTAGTTTGAAGGTCGTTAAGTAA
- a CDS encoding BON domain-containing protein yields MKSVRLPVFTLALTLAVTGCSSVLTATRDDPINDNRGTRTIGSKIDDSLIETKAAVNIAKAHADLDKASHIVVASYNGVVLLAGQTPREELKQMAEQAASSVQRVKRVHNELQVLQPSSALARSNDSWLTTKIKAQMLTDENVPGSRIKVITENGIVYLLGLVTRQEGNRATNVVQGVSGVQRIVKLFEYID; encoded by the coding sequence ATGAAATCGGTTCGACTGCCTGTATTCACGCTTGCACTGACCTTGGCCGTAACCGGCTGCAGCTCAGTTCTCACCGCCACGCGCGACGATCCCATCAACGACAACCGTGGAACCCGCACGATCGGCAGCAAGATCGATGATTCCCTAATCGAAACAAAAGCAGCCGTGAATATCGCTAAGGCTCATGCCGATCTGGACAAAGCGTCGCATATCGTCGTTGCCAGCTACAACGGAGTGGTGCTGCTGGCCGGCCAGACGCCACGGGAAGAGCTGAAGCAAATGGCCGAACAGGCCGCCAGTTCGGTACAGCGCGTCAAACGAGTACACAACGAGCTTCAGGTACTGCAGCCCTCATCGGCACTGGCCCGCAGCAATGACTCTTGGTTGACGACCAAGATCAAGGCGCAAATGCTCACGGACGAGAACGTTCCCGGCTCGCGCATAAAAGTCATCACCGAGAACGGCATTGTCTATCTGCTGGGGCTCGTCACTCGTCAGGAAGGCAACCGTGCCACAAACGTGGTGCAGGGCGTCTCCGGCGTACAACGCATCGTCAAACTGTTCGAATATATCGACTGA
- a CDS encoding phosphoheptose isomerase produces the protein MDMQSRIRQLFHASIETKQNAMEVLAPSIEQAGQVMVNTLLSEGKILTCGNGGSAGDAQHFSSELLNRFERERPSLPAIALTTDSSTLTSIANDYSYNEVFSKQIRALGQPGDVLLAISTSGNSANVIQAIQAAHDREMVVVALTGRDGGGMASLLLPEDVEIRVPAKVTARIQEVHLLAIHCLCDLIDNQLFGSEE, from the coding sequence ATGGACATGCAATCCCGTATACGTCAGCTCTTCCACGCCAGCATCGAAACCAAGCAGAACGCCATGGAGGTGCTCGCCCCTAGTATCGAGCAGGCCGGACAGGTAATGGTCAACACGCTGCTCAGTGAAGGCAAGATCCTGACTTGCGGCAACGGTGGATCGGCGGGCGATGCACAGCATTTCTCATCAGAGCTGCTGAACCGCTTCGAGCGGGAGCGCCCCAGCCTGCCTGCGATAGCCCTGACGACCGACAGCTCAACGCTGACCTCCATCGCCAATGACTACAGCTATAACGAAGTTTTCTCGAAGCAGATCCGCGCACTGGGTCAGCCGGGCGACGTGCTGCTGGCGATCTCCACCAGCGGCAACTCCGCGAACGTCATCCAGGCGATCCAGGCTGCGCACGATCGCGAAATGGTTGTCGTCGCGCTCACCGGACGCGACGGCGGAGGAATGGCGTCGCTGCTGCTGCCAGAGGACGTCGAGATTCGCGTTCCGGCGAAAGTGACCGCGCGCATCCAGGAAGTTCACCTGCTCGCTATCCACTGTCTGTGCGATCTGATCGACAACCAACTGTTCGGGAGCGAAGAATGA
- a CDS encoding YraN family protein, whose protein sequence is MSATSKQISGQLAEEFAQRHLQLHGLRLLCRNWTCRSGELDLVMLDGDTVVFVEVRYRRHAAWGGALESVDLRKQQKLIKAAQLFLQKESRWARHPCRFDVVAIGATADASEKPNWIRNAFDS, encoded by the coding sequence TTGAGCGCAACCAGCAAACAGATCAGCGGACAGCTCGCCGAAGAATTCGCACAGCGCCACCTGCAACTTCACGGACTGCGCCTGCTTTGTCGAAACTGGACATGCCGCAGCGGCGAGCTTGATCTGGTCATGCTCGATGGCGATACAGTAGTATTCGTCGAGGTTCGCTACAGACGCCACGCCGCATGGGGTGGTGCTCTCGAAAGCGTCGACTTGCGTAAACAGCAGAAGCTGATCAAGGCAGCCCAGCTGTTCCTGCAGAAGGAGTCCCGCTGGGCGAGGCACCCATGCCGCTTTGACGTGGTCGCCATAGGGGCGACAGCGGACGCCTCGGAAAAGCCCAACTGGATCCGAAATGCGTTCGACAGTTGA
- a CDS encoding penicillin-binding protein activator, translating into MMARFRPFLFLCIAAVLSACASSPSSTLGELPRTPQASTQQLLKEADASDPAEAALLRLSAADQSIQQGNQAQARQILEQIDIEQLMPAQQMFAKTLEAELAIADGEPQRALQALQHPAFRRLAELPVDQQLRTQLARAQAFEANDQPLDAARERTFIAPLLSGEAAERNHEAIWSLVSSLPADQLQPTADVDLSGWLALAATVKQAGTISQQQRAIDAWVQQNPNHPAARRLPESLVKLRELADKPLTHVALLLPMDGPLASVARALRDGFLAAHLEAQQDLKIELFDSSHLSSLDDFYRQAEASGVQLVIGPLDKKMVHQLADREQLPITTLALNYSDANQKAPPQLFQFGLAAEDEAREVARRAWADGHRRAIALTPRGDWGNRVYDAFRQEWQEQGGTVVAAAPLAEPVELANQIADLLQVRSSGAASQPSRRQDVDFLFLAATPQQAQQVKPTLIFQYAGDLPVYATSHLHAATDNRTQYLDLEGIRFTETPWLLNPQLPLRQEIERKWPQARGSLGRLYAMGADAYLLAPRLNQLLALPETQLDGLSGTLSITPEQRIERRLPWAEFHDGEVQPLADTPY; encoded by the coding sequence ATGATGGCTCGCTTTCGCCCGTTTCTCTTCTTATGCATTGCCGCCGTGCTTTCGGCCTGCGCCAGCTCGCCGTCCTCTACCCTGGGCGAGCTGCCGCGCACTCCGCAGGCGTCGACACAACAATTGCTGAAGGAAGCCGATGCCAGCGACCCGGCCGAAGCTGCACTGTTGCGTTTATCGGCTGCCGACCAGAGCATCCAGCAAGGCAACCAGGCGCAGGCTCGGCAGATACTCGAACAAATCGATATCGAGCAGTTGATGCCGGCTCAGCAGATGTTTGCCAAAACCCTGGAGGCGGAGCTGGCAATAGCGGACGGAGAGCCACAGCGCGCCCTTCAAGCCTTGCAACATCCCGCATTCCGACGCCTCGCGGAGCTGCCGGTAGATCAGCAGCTGCGCACCCAACTGGCGCGCGCGCAAGCATTTGAAGCCAACGATCAGCCCCTCGACGCGGCGCGCGAGCGCACTTTCATCGCACCACTCCTAAGCGGCGAAGCAGCGGAGCGGAATCATGAAGCGATCTGGTCGCTGGTATCGAGCCTGCCGGCAGACCAGCTGCAACCGACCGCAGACGTGGATCTTTCCGGCTGGTTAGCGCTTGCCGCGACGGTAAAACAGGCCGGAACCATAAGTCAGCAGCAGCGGGCGATCGACGCCTGGGTGCAGCAGAACCCCAACCATCCCGCCGCACGACGCCTGCCCGAGTCGCTGGTAAAACTCCGAGAGCTGGCAGACAAACCGCTGACCCACGTAGCGTTACTGCTCCCCATGGATGGCCCGCTGGCTAGCGTAGCGCGTGCACTGCGTGACGGTTTTCTCGCCGCGCATCTGGAAGCACAGCAAGATCTGAAAATCGAGCTGTTCGACAGCTCCCACCTATCTTCGCTCGATGACTTCTACCGACAGGCAGAGGCGTCGGGGGTCCAGCTGGTCATTGGCCCGCTGGACAAGAAGATGGTGCACCAGCTGGCCGACCGCGAGCAGCTGCCGATAACCACCCTTGCTCTCAATTACAGCGACGCGAACCAGAAGGCGCCGCCTCAGCTGTTTCAGTTCGGCCTCGCTGCAGAGGACGAAGCGCGCGAGGTTGCGCGCCGCGCCTGGGCCGATGGGCATCGCCGTGCAATAGCTTTGACGCCGCGGGGCGACTGGGGCAATCGCGTCTATGACGCGTTTCGCCAGGAGTGGCAGGAACAAGGTGGAACCGTAGTTGCTGCCGCGCCGCTGGCCGAACCCGTCGAACTGGCCAATCAAATTGCCGACCTGCTGCAGGTACGCAGCAGCGGCGCTGCATCACAGCCATCGCGCCGCCAGGATGTCGACTTCCTGTTCCTTGCAGCGACACCGCAGCAGGCGCAGCAGGTCAAGCCCACCCTGATATTCCAATATGCCGGAGATCTGCCCGTATACGCGACCTCTCATCTGCACGCCGCAACCGATAATCGCACCCAATACCTCGATCTCGAAGGTATCCGGTTCACCGAAACACCCTGGCTGCTGAATCCCCAGCTGCCCCTTCGCCAGGAAATCGAACGCAAATGGCCACAAGCGCGGGGAAGCCTGGGCAGGCTATACGCCATGGGTGCCGACGCCTATCTGCTCGCACCGCGCCTGAACCAACTGCTAGCGTTGCCGGAAACACAGCTCGACGGCCTGTCCGGCACGCTCAGCATCACCCCCGAGCAGCGAATCGAGCGACGCCTACCGTGGGCCGAATTCCACGATGGTGAAGTCCAACCGCTCGCGGACACTCCCTATTGA